A window of the Cannabis sativa cultivar Pink pepper isolate KNU-18-1 chromosome X, ASM2916894v1, whole genome shotgun sequence genome harbors these coding sequences:
- the LOC115702950 gene encoding filament-like plant protein 7, whose protein sequence is MDHKSWLWRKKSSEKTILAANKVGNPEVQKIPTEKGVGSETGKTLNEKLALVILDSHVEHNLVAKNAKITQETMKGQEQVEPLKQEPDEALKKGVAANERFSNSDAAHRECKRQLIFVEEEIEKKIHDAVILASREYEKAQKKLEEKLAKASKQLTDIAVENSNLTKALLVKEKVVEDLNRHKSQSDAEFSALMARLDSTEKENAFLKYEFHMVEKELQIRNEEMEYYRQSADVLQEQNLECVKRITMLEQECQKLRSPMRKRLPGPLGLSRNMKSEVQVNGRNQTEMMRRRKLSPTKDLIVRDASIDNSSEIMSKDVHFVCERLRFVEEENEALKKILNMKSPEHNLSRAIHTETASKGQKSMELSKSNPLAKKLFVSTDFDMKSENGFRSSGSWASALISELEQFKNGKLGDPPNRKAFEGSDISLMDDFVEMEKLAIVSADTLTHGDLVPVAEALSHCAERNMEQHKDDDKSFDWLQVVLNAMIDQKHVSKRSLEELLDDIKFSVGYINRPTNHQPKSRTPTETDLWNSPKRSTVLNSLTGALSVETSAEVGGNQHIQRNLSKSICKIIKLIQDTSPGSVIGNCSPDKPSADYYIHVFQWKWSELNAMLQRFINTCDDLLNGNARVEDFAEEAASTLDWILNNYVAPKEAASARDKIKKHFGLDDTQGENDEQVCLPSGESQGVGSEKHSLGWPLVAFGEGQQALIKVDNIPSTLQEENNKLRNELENIISVKNEMEVMLHSAKERSEALMKQLQESQQRVGSLQAELETMKETKGSIEDEIENEKLISEDLDTQLSVAKAKLNQVYQKVSSLEVELEDKRNCCEELEATCLELQLQLESDATKETTDFKNQEEKQSQNDWEITTASAKLAECQETIVNLGKQLKALASPREAALLDKVFSTTSETPVANKDKRLSKRSSLRDKMLAEDDVKAEVVSSQNVKEMSSNVETDEKPSQSDSMNAIDSPSVPAHTTLACHSSSCKISNNAAGALAIVPSKKKGGFDLLRKLLRRRKKGQSHKSRFPAKV, encoded by the exons atggaTCACAAGTCATGGCTTTGGAGGAAAAAATCATCTGAGAAGACAATTTTGGCAGCTAATAAAGTTGGTAATCCTGAG GTGCAAAAGATTCCAACAGAAAAAGGAGTTGGATCTGAAACTGGTAAAACTCTGAATGAGAAGTTAGCTTTAGTCATACTAGATTCTCATGTTGAACATAATCTTGTGGCGAAAAACGCGAAAATAACTCAAGAAACCATGAAAG GCCAAGAGCAGGTTGAGCCTCTAAAGCAGGAGCCAGATGAAGCTTTGAAGAAGGGAGTGGCTGCTAATGAAAGATTCAGTAATTCAGATGCTGCACATAGAGAATGCAAACGGCAATTAATCTTTGTCGAAGAGGAGATTGAGAAAAAGATACATGACGCGGTGATATTGGCGTCGAGAGAATATGAGAAGGCTCAGAAGAAGTTAGAGGAGAAATTAGCAAAGGCAAGTAAACAGCTCACAGATATAGCTGTTGAGAATTCTAACCTTACCAAGGCTCTTCTTGTGAAAGAAAAAGTTGTTGAAGATTTGAACAGACACAAGTCTCAATCTGATGCAGAGTTTAGTGCATTGATGGCTAGACTAGATTCTACTGAGAAGGAAAATGCTTTTCTGAAATATGAGTTTCACATGGTTGAAAAAGAGCTGCAGATTCGTAACGAAGAAATGGAGTATTATCGCCAGTCTGCTGATGTATTACAGGAGCAAAATTTAGAGTGTGTGAAGAGAATCACAATGTTAGAACAAGAATGCCAAAAACTACGCTCTCCTATGCGAAAGCGTCTTCCTGGTCCTCTCGGTTTGTCTAGGAATATGAAGAGTGAAGTTCAAGTGAATGGAAGAAACCAGACAGAGATGATGAGAAGAAGAAAGCTTAGTCCTACAAAAgatttgattgttagagatgcTTCCATAGATAATTCCTCAGAAATTATGAGCAAGGATGTGCATTTCGTGTGTGAAAGATTGCGGTTTgttgaagaagaaaatgaagCCCTTAAAAAGATTTTAAACATGAAGAGTCCTGAACACAATTTGTCAAGAGCCATACATACAGAAACAGCTTCCAAAGGCCAGAAATCAATGGAGCTGTCAAAATCTAATCCTTTAGCAAAGAAACTTTTTGTGTCCACAGATTTTGACATGAAAAGTGAAAATGGATTCAGATCTTCTGGATCTTGGGCTAGTGCtctaatttctgaattggaacAATTCAAAAATGGGAAACTTGGAGATCCACCAAACCGCAAAGCCTTTGAAGGTTCAGACATTAGCTTAATGGATGATTTTGTTGAAATGGAGAAATTGGCAATAGTTTCTGCTGACACACTAACTCATGGGGATCTGGTTCCGGTTGCAGAAGCTCTCTCCCATTGTGCTGAGAGGAACATGGAGCAGCACAAAGATGATGACAAATCCTTTGACTGGCTTCAGGTTGTTCTCAATGCAATGATTGATCAAAAACATGTTTCCAAAAGAAGTCTAGAAGAGCTACTTGATGATATCAAGTTTTCTGTTGGTTATATTAACCGGCCAACTAACCATCAACCAAAGTCTAGGACTCCAACAGAAACTGATCTTTGGAATTCACCAAAAAGATCAACAGTCCTAAATTCTTTGACTGGAGCTCTGAGTGTCGAAACCTCAGCTGAGGTAGGCGGGAACCAGCACATTCAGCGTAATCTGAGTAAATCAATCTGCAAAatcattaagctaattcaagACACCAGTCCAGGATCTGTAATTGGGAACTGTTCTCCTGATAAACCTTCAGCTGACTACTACATTCATGTTTTTCAATGGAAATGGTCAGAACTAAATGCTATGCTACAAAGGTTTATCAACACCTGTGATGATCTGCTGAATGGGAATGCCCGTGTTGAAGATTTTGCAGAAGAGGCAGCATCGACTTTAGACTGGATTTTGAATAACTATGTGGCCCCCAAGGAGGCTGCAAGTGCAAGGGACAAAATCAAGAAGCATTTCGGTTTGGATGATACACAAGGTGAAAATGATGAGCAAGTATGTCTACCAAGTGGGGAATCGCAAGGCGTTGGATCTGAAAAACACTCATTGGGTTGGCCCTTGGTTGCTTTTGGAGAAGGACAACAAGCTTTGATCAAAGTGGATAACATTCCTTCGACGTTACAAGAAGAAAACAACAAATTGAGAAATGAACTCGAGAATATTATATCTGTAAAGAATGAGATGGAAGTTATGCTACATTCAGCGAAAGAAAGAAGTGAAGCGTTGATGAAACAGCTCCAAGAATCGCAACAAAGAGTGGGAAGCTTGCAAGCCGAACTGGAGACTATGAAAGAAACGAAAGGGTCAATtgaagacgagattgaaaatgaGAAGTTGATTAGTGAAGACCTTGATACTCAACTCAGTGTTGCCAAAGCTAAACTGAATCAAGTTTACCAAAAGGTCTCATCTTTAGAGGTTGAATTAGAGGACAAACGTAACTGTTGTGAAGAGTTAGAAGCAACATGTCTTGAGCTTCAACTCCAACTTGAAAG TGATGCAACAAAAGAAACTACAGATTTCAAAAACCAAGAGGAAAAACAATCTCAAAAT GATTGGGAGATCACAACAGCTTCAGCAAAGTTGGCAGAGTGCCAAGAAACAATTGTCAACCTGGGAAAACAGCTGAAAGCACTGGCTTCGCCGAGGGAAGCAGCACTCTTAGATAAGGTATTCTCCACCACGAGTGAAACGCCCGTAGCCAACAAAGATAAGAGGTTAAGCAAGCGATCCTCGCTACGTGATAAAATGCTGGCCGAGGATGATGTTAAAGCTGAGGTTGTCAGTTCTCAAAATGTCAAAGAAATGTCAAGCAATGTGGAAACCGATGAAAAGCCATCTCAATCAGATAGCATGAATGCAATCGATTCTCCTAGTGTCCCGGCACATACTACATTAGCATGTCATAGCTCAAGTTGCAAAATCAGTAACAATGCAGCTGGGGCTTTGGCTATTGTGCCAAGCAAGAAGAAGGGAGGTTTTGATTTGCTGCGGAAGCTTCTGCGAAGGAGAAAGAAGGGACAGAGTCACAAATCTCGGTTTCCAGCAAAAGTTTGA
- the LOC115702949 gene encoding wax ester synthase/diacylglycerol acyltransferase 11 isoform X2, translating to MASPATDPDEPLTPAGRLFLRQEMNQIIHCIIGVKNPFDIEAVKSQIRDSFLLKHPRFCSLMVVDRYGRERWRRTDVDLDRHLIVIDSPVNSSDSSAGNGDEAAVNEYLAEMSTGSILSPEKPLWEIHLLVAHKCAVFRIHHALGDGISLMSMLVAGCRKVGKPEEAASMGMVVSKKKKRKDNWWEYYWYGIVRLIGVIWFSFVFVVEFVMKLMWVSDRKTVISGGDGVELWPRKLATARFRLDDMKIVKKAIHDATINDVLFGVISSGLSRYLDHRTPNGLAMVNLRKQSGPQELSQLMEKNSESQWGNKFGFLMIPIKYHKTTGTDPLLYVRRAKVMLDRKKQSLEAHFSYKVADFVMGYLGSNVAGFLNYRIICNTSFTISNVVGPQEAIAMGDNPITYMRVNSSSLPHALTMHMLSYAGRADMQILVAKDIIPDPEFLAKCFEDSLLEMKEAASAIIKSI from the exons atggCTTCGCCGGCAACCGACCCCGACGAGCCTCTAACTCCGGCGGGAAGACTATTTCTCCGACAAGAAATGAACCAAATAATCCATTGCATCATCGGAGTAAAAAACCCGTTCGACATTGAAGCCGTCAAGTCCCAGATCCGAGACTCTTTCTTACTAAAACACCCTAGATTCTGCAGCCTCATGGTCGTTGACCGGTACGGACGCGAGCGGTGGCGGAGGACCGACGTTGACCTCGATCGCCACCTCATCGTTATCGATTCTCCCGTGAACTCATCAGATTCCTCCGCCGGCAACGGCGATGAAGCTGCTGTTAACGAGTACCTGGCGGAAATGTCAACCGGGTCGATTCTAAGCCCGGAAAAACCGCTTTGGGAGATTCATTTGCTGGTGGCTCACAAGTGCGCCGTGTTCCGAATTCACCACGCGCTCGGGGACGGTATTTCGTTGATGTCGATGCTGGTGGCCGGTTGCCGGAAAGTCGGGAAACCGGAGGAGGCGGCGAGCATGGGTATGGTTGTtagtaagaaaaagaaaagaaaggatAATTGGTGGGAATATTATTGGTATGGGATTGTGAGATTGATTGGTGTGATTTGGTTTAGCTTTGTGTTTGTGGTGGAGTTTGTGATGAAGCTGATGTGGGTTTCTGACCGTAAAACGGTGATAAGCGGCGGCGATGGGGTTGAGCTTTGGCCACGTAAGCTGGCTACTGCTAGGTTTCGTTTGGATGATATGAAGATCGTTAAGAAAGCCATCCATGATGCT ACCATAAATGATGTTCTCTTTGGGGTGATATCAAGTGGACTATCAAGATATCTCGATCATCGAACACCTAATG GTCTAGCCATGGTAAATTTGAGAAAACAGTCTGGACCCCAG GAGCTCTCACAATTGATGGAAAAAAATTCAGAGTCTCAATGGGGAAATAAATTTGGGTTCCTTATGATACCCATCAAGTACCATAAAACTACTGGTACTgatcctttactatatgttaGAAGGGCCAAGGTGATGCTAGATCGGAAGAAACAATCTCTCGAGGCTCATTTTTCTTATAAAGTTGCTGATTTTGTGATGGGATACTTAGGATCAAAT gTTGCTGGTTTCCTTAACTACAGGATCATTTGCAATACTAGTTTTACCATATCCAATGTGGTTGGGCCACAAGAGGCTATTGCAATGGGAGATAACCCTATAACTTACATGAGAGTGAACTCATCCAGTCTACCTCAT GCACTGACTATGCACATGTTGAGTTATGCTGGAAGAGCTGATATGCAAATTTTGGTGGCTAAAGATATAATCCCAGACCCTGAATTCCTTGCTAAGTGCTTTGAAGACTCTTTGCTTGAAATGAAGGAGGCAGCCTCGGCCATTATCAAAAGTATCTGA
- the LOC115702949 gene encoding wax ester synthase/diacylglycerol acyltransferase 11 isoform X1: MASPATDPDEPLTPAGRLFLRQEMNQIIHCIIGVKNPFDIEAVKSQIRDSFLLKHPRFCSLMVVDRYGRERWRRTDVDLDRHLIVIDSPVNSSDSSAGNGDEAAVNEYLAEMSTGSILSPEKPLWEIHLLVAHKCAVFRIHHALGDGISLMSMLVAGCRKVGKPEEAASMGMVVSKKKKRKDNWWEYYWYGIVRLIGVIWFSFVFVVEFVMKLMWVSDRKTVISGGDGVELWPRKLATARFRLDDMKIVKKAIHDATINDVLFGVISSGLSRYLDHRTPNAVQEGIQLTGLAMVNLRKQSGPQELSQLMEKNSESQWGNKFGFLMIPIKYHKTTGTDPLLYVRRAKVMLDRKKQSLEAHFSYKVADFVMGYLGSNVAGFLNYRIICNTSFTISNVVGPQEAIAMGDNPITYMRVNSSSLPHALTMHMLSYAGRADMQILVAKDIIPDPEFLAKCFEDSLLEMKEAASAIIKSI, encoded by the exons atggCTTCGCCGGCAACCGACCCCGACGAGCCTCTAACTCCGGCGGGAAGACTATTTCTCCGACAAGAAATGAACCAAATAATCCATTGCATCATCGGAGTAAAAAACCCGTTCGACATTGAAGCCGTCAAGTCCCAGATCCGAGACTCTTTCTTACTAAAACACCCTAGATTCTGCAGCCTCATGGTCGTTGACCGGTACGGACGCGAGCGGTGGCGGAGGACCGACGTTGACCTCGATCGCCACCTCATCGTTATCGATTCTCCCGTGAACTCATCAGATTCCTCCGCCGGCAACGGCGATGAAGCTGCTGTTAACGAGTACCTGGCGGAAATGTCAACCGGGTCGATTCTAAGCCCGGAAAAACCGCTTTGGGAGATTCATTTGCTGGTGGCTCACAAGTGCGCCGTGTTCCGAATTCACCACGCGCTCGGGGACGGTATTTCGTTGATGTCGATGCTGGTGGCCGGTTGCCGGAAAGTCGGGAAACCGGAGGAGGCGGCGAGCATGGGTATGGTTGTtagtaagaaaaagaaaagaaaggatAATTGGTGGGAATATTATTGGTATGGGATTGTGAGATTGATTGGTGTGATTTGGTTTAGCTTTGTGTTTGTGGTGGAGTTTGTGATGAAGCTGATGTGGGTTTCTGACCGTAAAACGGTGATAAGCGGCGGCGATGGGGTTGAGCTTTGGCCACGTAAGCTGGCTACTGCTAGGTTTCGTTTGGATGATATGAAGATCGTTAAGAAAGCCATCCATGATGCT ACCATAAATGATGTTCTCTTTGGGGTGATATCAAGTGGACTATCAAGATATCTCGATCATCGAACACCTAATG CTGTGCAAGAGGGTATTCAACTTACAGGTCTAGCCATGGTAAATTTGAGAAAACAGTCTGGACCCCAG GAGCTCTCACAATTGATGGAAAAAAATTCAGAGTCTCAATGGGGAAATAAATTTGGGTTCCTTATGATACCCATCAAGTACCATAAAACTACTGGTACTgatcctttactatatgttaGAAGGGCCAAGGTGATGCTAGATCGGAAGAAACAATCTCTCGAGGCTCATTTTTCTTATAAAGTTGCTGATTTTGTGATGGGATACTTAGGATCAAAT gTTGCTGGTTTCCTTAACTACAGGATCATTTGCAATACTAGTTTTACCATATCCAATGTGGTTGGGCCACAAGAGGCTATTGCAATGGGAGATAACCCTATAACTTACATGAGAGTGAACTCATCCAGTCTACCTCAT GCACTGACTATGCACATGTTGAGTTATGCTGGAAGAGCTGATATGCAAATTTTGGTGGCTAAAGATATAATCCCAGACCCTGAATTCCTTGCTAAGTGCTTTGAAGACTCTTTGCTTGAAATGAAGGAGGCAGCCTCGGCCATTATCAAAAGTATCTGA
- the LOC115702949 gene encoding wax ester synthase/diacylglycerol acyltransferase 11 isoform X3, producing the protein MASPATDPDEPLTPAGRLFLRQEMNQIIHCIIGVKNPFDIEAVKSQIRDSFLLKHPRFCSLMVVDRYGRERWRRTDVDLDRHLIVIDSPVNSSDSSAGNGDEAAVNEYLAEMSTGSILSPEKPLWEIHLLVAHKCAVFRIHHALGDGISLMSMLVAGCRKVGKPEEAASMGMVVSKKKKRKDNWWEYYWYGIVRLIGVIWFSFVFVVEFVMKLMWVSDRKTVISGGDGVELWPRKLATARFRLDDMKIVKKAIHDATINDVLFGVISSGLSRYLDHRTPNAVQEGIQLTGLAMVNLRKQSGPQELSQLMEKNSESQWGNKFGFLMIPIKYHKTTGTDPLLYVRRAKVMLDRKKQSLEAHFSYKVADFVMGYLGSNDHLQY; encoded by the exons atggCTTCGCCGGCAACCGACCCCGACGAGCCTCTAACTCCGGCGGGAAGACTATTTCTCCGACAAGAAATGAACCAAATAATCCATTGCATCATCGGAGTAAAAAACCCGTTCGACATTGAAGCCGTCAAGTCCCAGATCCGAGACTCTTTCTTACTAAAACACCCTAGATTCTGCAGCCTCATGGTCGTTGACCGGTACGGACGCGAGCGGTGGCGGAGGACCGACGTTGACCTCGATCGCCACCTCATCGTTATCGATTCTCCCGTGAACTCATCAGATTCCTCCGCCGGCAACGGCGATGAAGCTGCTGTTAACGAGTACCTGGCGGAAATGTCAACCGGGTCGATTCTAAGCCCGGAAAAACCGCTTTGGGAGATTCATTTGCTGGTGGCTCACAAGTGCGCCGTGTTCCGAATTCACCACGCGCTCGGGGACGGTATTTCGTTGATGTCGATGCTGGTGGCCGGTTGCCGGAAAGTCGGGAAACCGGAGGAGGCGGCGAGCATGGGTATGGTTGTtagtaagaaaaagaaaagaaaggatAATTGGTGGGAATATTATTGGTATGGGATTGTGAGATTGATTGGTGTGATTTGGTTTAGCTTTGTGTTTGTGGTGGAGTTTGTGATGAAGCTGATGTGGGTTTCTGACCGTAAAACGGTGATAAGCGGCGGCGATGGGGTTGAGCTTTGGCCACGTAAGCTGGCTACTGCTAGGTTTCGTTTGGATGATATGAAGATCGTTAAGAAAGCCATCCATGATGCT ACCATAAATGATGTTCTCTTTGGGGTGATATCAAGTGGACTATCAAGATATCTCGATCATCGAACACCTAATG CTGTGCAAGAGGGTATTCAACTTACAGGTCTAGCCATGGTAAATTTGAGAAAACAGTCTGGACCCCAG GAGCTCTCACAATTGATGGAAAAAAATTCAGAGTCTCAATGGGGAAATAAATTTGGGTTCCTTATGATACCCATCAAGTACCATAAAACTACTGGTACTgatcctttactatatgttaGAAGGGCCAAGGTGATGCTAGATCGGAAGAAACAATCTCTCGAGGCTCATTTTTCTTATAAAGTTGCTGATTTTGTGATGGGATACTTAGGATCAAAT GATCATTTGCAATACTAG